From the genome of Treponema peruense:
TGAAAGAGCTGCAAAGGCAGCAAAGAAGACCGGCAAGCATGTTCAGATGGCAATTTCCTATGCCGTTACTCCTTATCATACAGTAGAAAAGTATGCAGAACTTGCCAAAACATATGCAGAATTTGGCGCGGATTCAATCTGTATAAAAGATATGTCCGGTCTTCTCAAGCCTTATGATGTTTACGATCTTGTTACAGCAGTAAAAAAGGCCTGCGATCTTCCGGTTGAGATTCATTCACATTCTACTACAGGTCTTTCTGTTGCAACTGAACTTAAGGCAACAGAAGCCGGTGCAGATGTTCTTGATACCGCAATTTCTTCTATGTCTATGGGAACTTCACACAGCCCTACAGAAACTATCGTAGAAATGCTTAAGGGAACAAAATACGACACTGAACTCGATATCAAGGCACTTCTTGAGATTGCTGCATATTTCCGCGAAGTACGCAAGCATTATGCTTCACTTGAGTCAAAATTCCTTGGTGCAGATACACGTATTCTTCTTTCACAGGTTCCGGGCGGAATGCTTTCAAACCTTGAGAGCCAGCTTAAGCAGCAGGGTGCCAGTGACAAGATGGATGAAGTTCTCAAGGAACTCCCGCTTGTCCAGAAAGACGTCGGTTATGTTCCGCTTGTAACTCCTACATCACAGATTGTCGGAACACAGGCTGTATTCAATGTTTTGTTCGGCCGCTATGAAAGAATGACCGGTGAATTCCGCGATCTTCTTGTCGGAAAATACGGAAAACTTCCTGCTGAACCGAATGCTGACCTTGTAAAGAAGGCTCTTGTTCAGAACTCAATGGAAGCTGCTATTACATGCCGCCCGGCAGACCTTATTGCTCCTGAATGGGACAAGATGGAAAAAGAAGCTGCAGAAAACGGCGGTGACGGTTCTGTAGAAGATACACTTACTTATGCCATGTTCCCGAAGGTAGCTCCAAAATTCTTCAAGGAAAGAAAGAACGGACCTGTTGATGCACAGACTGCATTCGGCCTTAAGGAAACTCCAAAGCCTGCAGCCGCTTCATCAAATGGTTCAAGCTATACAATTACCGTAAACGGTGCCGCATACAATGTTACTACAGGCCCTGCCGGTAACAATATGAGCGTAAATGTTAACGGAACAGCTTACAATGTTGCCTTTGGTGCAGCCGGAACAGCTCCTGCCGCTCCTGTTGCCGCAGCTCCGGTTGCCGTCGGCGGTGTAGAAATAAAGGCTCCTGTTGCAGGAACATTGCTCAAGCAGTGTTTTGCAAACGGTTCAAAGGTTTCAAAGGGACAGACTGTTATTCTCATTGAATCAATGAAGATGGAACTCGAAGTAAAGGCAACTGCAGACGGAACAATCAACTATTCTGTTGCAGCAGGAAGCCAGATAACAAACGGACAGGTACTTGCTTCTATCGGCGGTACTGTTGCCGCAGCACCTGTTGCTTCTCCTGCACCTGTAGCCGCTCCTGCAGCCCCGGCACCTTCTGCCCCTGCAGCCGCTTCAGGAACAGGAAAGCCTGTAAACGCACCTGTAGCTGGAGTTTTTCTCAGAACATGTGTTCCCGAGGGAGCTTCTGTAAACGCTTCTGACAACATCATTATCATTGAGTCAATGAAGATGGAACTTGAAATTAAGGCCGGTACTGCAGGAAAGGTTCACTTCCTTGCTTCTGCAGGCAGCCAGATTACAAACGGTCAGACTGTTGCCGAGATTCAGTAATAAGGATTTTAATATGCCCAGTACAAAGACAGAAAAAAATAAAAAGATAGCCTTTGTGATGCTTGCCATTATGGCAGCCGCTTCGGTTTTGTCTTTTGGCACGAAAGTTTTTGCCCAGGACGCAACTCCTGTCGTGCAGGAAGCTTCAGGCCTTGACAAGGTCATTAAAGGAACAGAGGACTGGAACGGAAAGTACGATATTTCTGTTTCAAAGTTCATCAGAAACATAGGAAAGTCAACAGGCATCTACAAGATGATTCATCAGCAGACAGCCGCCGAGATTGCAGAAGAGCGTGAAGCCGAAGAAGCAAAACAGGCCGGGCTCAAAAAAGATCCGTTTGCAGGAAAAAAGGCTCCGGGTTGGCAGTATGTTATCATGATTACAATCGGTTTCCTTATCGTTTATCTGGGAGCAGCAAAGGGATTTGAACCTCTTCTCCTTATTCCAATCGGATTCGGAACAATTCTTGTAAATATTCCGGGTGCAGGAATGGGGAATCCTCCCGACGGTATGCTGAATATAATTTACAGCGCAGGTGTAGGAAACGAATTCTTCCCGATGCTTATTTTCATGGGAATCGGGGCAATGACTGACTTTGGACCTCTTATTGCAAACCCCAAGATGGCTCTTCTTGGAGGAGCGGCACAGCTTGGCGTTTTCTTTACCCTGTTTGGTGTTGCACTCATGAACATTATTCCGGGAATTGACTACAATATGCTCCAGGCTTCTGCTATTTCAATTATAGGTGGTGCAGACGGTCCTACATCAATTTACGTTTCTGGAAAACTTGCTCCAGAAATGATGGCTGTAATTGCGGTTGCTGCATATTCCTACATGGCTCTTGTTCCGATGATTCAGCCGCCGATTATGAAGCTTCTTACCACAAAGCACGAGCGCACAATCCGCATGGACCAGCTTCGTCCTGTAAGCAAGGCAGAACGCACTCTGTTCCCGATGTTGCTTCTTGTTCTTACAATTCTTCTTCTTCCTCCGGCAGCTCCTCTTATAGGAATGCTTGCGTTCGGAAACTTTGTAAAACAGTGCGGCGTGGTTGATCGCCTTTCAAAAACAATGGAAAACGAGCTTATGAATATTGTCTCTATTCTTCTTTCTCTTGGTGTAGGAAGCCAGATGACACCTGAAAAAATCATAAACCCGAATTCTATTGGAATTATCATTCTTGGACTTGTGGCATTTGCCGTTGCAACAGCCGGTGGAATAATGATGGCAAAACTGATGAATCTTTTCCTTCCAAAGGGAAAGAAAATCAATCCGCTTATTGGTTCTGCAGGTGTTTCTGCTGTTCCTATGGCTGCCCGCGTAAGCAACAAGGTAGGTCTGGAGTATGACCCATCCAACTTCCTTCTGATGAACGCTATGGGACCGAATGTTTCTGGCGTTATTGGAACTGCTATTGCTGCAGGTATATTTATTGCAACATACGGAGCCTAAACGTATTCATCGTTTTTAATATGCATCTCCGGGAATTCATCTGGATTTTCGGAGATGTTTTTTTTTGGAGTGAATTAATGCGTTTTCTGCACACGGCTGACTGGCATTTGGGAAAATCTTTTTTTGAAAAATCCCTTGTTGAAGACCAGGCTTTTTTCCTGGAACAGCTCAAGACTGAACTAAAAAACAATTATGATGCGCTTATTGTAAGCGGCGACATTTACGACCGGTCAGTTCCGCCTTCTGACGCAGTTACCCTTTTGGGAAGTTTTTTGTCACAAATTCACGGCAGTTTTCCGGAACTTCACATTTTTCTTCTTGCAGGAAATCATGACAGTGCAGAGCGGCTTTCTTTTGCAAAGGAAATTCTTGGTGAAAGCAACATTCATCTTTGCACCGACTGCCGCGCGTTTACAGAACCTGTAATAATCGGTGATACGGCCGTTTACCAGCTTCCGTTTCTTACGGCAGGCTGTATCTGTAAAACAAATTCCGACGAAATTTTACGCAGCCAGCAGGATCTTCTTTCTGCAGCTGTAACAGAAATAGAATCTTTTCATAAAAAGAAATATCCTTCCCTGAACTCTGTACTGAGTGCACATCTGTTTGCAGCCGGCGGTTTAAGAAGTGACAGCGAACGCATTCCTGTCGGAACAGCAGATCAGGTAGACGCGGCTCTTTTGGACTTTTTTGACTATACGGCGCTTGGTCACCTGCACAGTTTTCAAAAAGCAGGAAAATCTGCCTGGTATTCCGGCTCTCCGCTTTCGTATTCTTTTGATGAAGCAGGTTCAGCAAAATTTATGCTTGATGTTAAACTTGAAAAACACTGCGCGTCCATCAATAAAATTCCGGTTAAGCCTCTCCACCGCTGTTCCGTAATAAAAGGAACTTTTGCTGAACTTAAAAACGCCTCATCTTTTTCTGAATACGAAGATGATTATGTTCAGGCTGTATGTACCGATTTGAGTGTCGTTGCAAATCCGATGGCTGTATTAAGAAAACGTTACGAAAATATTCTGTCTTTTGGATATGAAAGAAAAAATTCAAATAATACAAGGTCTGACTCTATTCAAAAGCGCAGGGAACTTCTTGACGCATCTTCTTCTGTAGAATCCTATTCAAAAGTGTTTGAAGCATTTCTTGATGATTTATACGGGCCGGGTTGCATTTGCAGTGACAACAGTTTTTCAAAAGAAGTTGAAGAATTCAAAAAAGCGTGTGATGAACTGAATAAATCAGGAGAATAAGGTAAAAAATCCGCCGGAATGGCGTCGGCTTTTTTACCTTAAAGTTTGCATTGCAAACTTTTTTATAGGAGTGGAATTGAAACCTTTAAAACTTAAGTTAAAAAATATTGGTCCTTTTTTGGATGAAACTGTTGATTTTTCGCAGTTGTCAGATATGTTCCTTGTACGCGGAAAAACAGGCAGTGGAAAGACGACCATCTTTGACGCAATGACATATGCTCTGTACGGCGAAGTAACTGGAATAAGACAGACAAAATCTGTTAAGCTTCACAGTGATTATGTTCCGGCAGAAGAAAGCGGGCTTGTTGTTTTTGAATTTCTGCTTAACCACCAGGTATACAGAATTTCCAGAACCGCAAAAGCCGATACACTTTCAAAAACAGGTAAACTGCGCCGGGCTGTAAACCAGATGACGCTTGAAAAAAAAGATGATGACAATTGGACTGTTCTTGACGGAACTCCCACTGAACTTACCCAGAAGGTGCGTGATTTGATTGGCCTAAGCCGCGAAGAATTTTCGCAGATTGTTCTTCTTCCGCAGGGTGAATTTGCAGCCTTTTTAAGACAGGATCCGTCAGAACGCAAGCAGACTCTTTCAAAACTTTTTCCTGTTGAATTTTATTCGTCACTCTGCGATTTTGTAAAACAGAAAGCGTCTGTTGCCGAACAGCAGATGTCTGCGCTGTCTGTATCCCTCGAGTCCGAAACAGAAAATTTTGACAGGGAAAGAGCCGTAAGTGAATCGCTTTCGATAAAAAATGAAATTGATTCTTTGAAAACCGCAAATGACGAACTTGCACTTTCCATACAAATGGTTTCTGCAGAAAAAGAAAAACTTAACCTGGAATTAAATTCTGCACTTGAAGCAGAAAAGCTTACGGCTCAGATTAAAAATCTTGAATTACAGAAAGAAAAAATCAAAAGTGATAGAAATAAAATTTATTTGAGTGAAACTGCCGCTGCAGTCAAAAACGCTGTTTTGCAAAGAGACCGCGCAGAAGTAAAACTTTTGGATACCCAAAACAATATTGCTTCTTCTAAAAAAGTACTTTCTGATTTGCAGAAAAAGTATGACGAACTTGACGGTCAAAAAAAGGAATTTTCCGACGTATCTCTGAAAATAGAAAAACTGTCACTTTCGGTAAATGATGAGATAAAAAAACTTGAACAGTCCGAGAAAATTGAGCAGGCAAAAAAGAAATTAACAGAAGCAAAAAGCAAACTGTGTGAATATTTTTCAAAAATTGTTCCAGCTTTGTCTTTATGCGAAAAACAGCTTGGTGAAAACAAACTGACTGTAACAGGAATTTCTGATAGTCTTGAAACTGCAGAGAATGCAAAAAAAGCTCTTGAAGCCGCACAGAATGACGAGCGTATAAACCATTCGGCTTCGGCTCTTTCCAAGGAATTAAAGGAAGGAAGTCCCTGTCCTGTCTGCGGCTCTACACATCATCCGGCTCCTGCAGTTCTTATTGAGTCTGGAAAAGATTTTGCTTCTCTTCTAAAAGTTCAGGAAGATGCTGTAGCAATGTACAGGGCAAAGCTTGAAAAACTCGAAAAAGATGCGCGCGATATTCTTTCAAAAAAGACACTCTTTGAAAGCTTTAAATCGCAGATTCAGAGTGCTGCACAAAGTTACGGGGTTTGTCTTCCTGCAGAAGATTCGCTGCCTGAACGCACAGATCCTCTTCCCAACGGAACTTTTATTCCCTCAATGCAGGACAAAATAAATTCTGCTGTAAACAATCTTTCGTGCAATTTTGCAGCCGCAAATACTGTTGATGTTGCATCATTTACAAGCGCGCAGGATATTGTTTCAAAAATCAATGCACTTAATGAAGAAAAAGAGCAACTTAAAGACAGACTTTCTGATTATGAAAAATCCTGTAATGACACCCGCTCCAAACTCGACTCTGTTAAAAGCAGAATTGATACACTTGGTGAAACAGAAAAAGAATTCTTGTCTGAACATAATGAGGCTGTTCAGAATGTCAGGACAGAACTTTCAAAAACCAATTTTACTG
Proteins encoded in this window:
- the oadA gene encoding sodium-extruding oxaloacetate decarboxylase subunit alpha is translated as MSKVGISELVLRDAHQSLHATRMTTADMLPACPMIDKIGYWAVEGWGGATYDSCIRFLNEDPWERLRKLHAALPNNKIMMLLRGQNLLGYRHYADDVVDKFVETAAKNGIDVFRIFDACNDPRNLERAAKAAKKTGKHVQMAISYAVTPYHTVEKYAELAKTYAEFGADSICIKDMSGLLKPYDVYDLVTAVKKACDLPVEIHSHSTTGLSVATELKATEAGADVLDTAISSMSMGTSHSPTETIVEMLKGTKYDTELDIKALLEIAAYFREVRKHYASLESKFLGADTRILLSQVPGGMLSNLESQLKQQGASDKMDEVLKELPLVQKDVGYVPLVTPTSQIVGTQAVFNVLFGRYERMTGEFRDLLVGKYGKLPAEPNADLVKKALVQNSMEAAITCRPADLIAPEWDKMEKEAAENGGDGSVEDTLTYAMFPKVAPKFFKERKNGPVDAQTAFGLKETPKPAAASSNGSSYTITVNGAAYNVTTGPAGNNMSVNVNGTAYNVAFGAAGTAPAAPVAAAPVAVGGVEIKAPVAGTLLKQCFANGSKVSKGQTVILIESMKMELEVKATADGTINYSVAAGSQITNGQVLASIGGTVAAAPVASPAPVAAPAAPAPSAPAAASGTGKPVNAPVAGVFLRTCVPEGASVNASDNIIIIESMKMELEIKAGTAGKVHFLASAGSQITNGQTVAEIQ
- a CDS encoding sodium ion-translocating decarboxylase subunit beta — translated: MPSTKTEKNKKIAFVMLAIMAAASVLSFGTKVFAQDATPVVQEASGLDKVIKGTEDWNGKYDISVSKFIRNIGKSTGIYKMIHQQTAAEIAEEREAEEAKQAGLKKDPFAGKKAPGWQYVIMITIGFLIVYLGAAKGFEPLLLIPIGFGTILVNIPGAGMGNPPDGMLNIIYSAGVGNEFFPMLIFMGIGAMTDFGPLIANPKMALLGGAAQLGVFFTLFGVALMNIIPGIDYNMLQASAISIIGGADGPTSIYVSGKLAPEMMAVIAVAAYSYMALVPMIQPPIMKLLTTKHERTIRMDQLRPVSKAERTLFPMLLLVLTILLLPPAAPLIGMLAFGNFVKQCGVVDRLSKTMENELMNIVSILLSLGVGSQMTPEKIINPNSIGIIILGLVAFAVATAGGIMMAKLMNLFLPKGKKINPLIGSAGVSAVPMAARVSNKVGLEYDPSNFLLMNAMGPNVSGVIGTAIAAGIFIATYGA
- a CDS encoding exonuclease SbcCD subunit D, with product MRFLHTADWHLGKSFFEKSLVEDQAFFLEQLKTELKNNYDALIVSGDIYDRSVPPSDAVTLLGSFLSQIHGSFPELHIFLLAGNHDSAERLSFAKEILGESNIHLCTDCRAFTEPVIIGDTAVYQLPFLTAGCICKTNSDEILRSQQDLLSAAVTEIESFHKKKYPSLNSVLSAHLFAAGGLRSDSERIPVGTADQVDAALLDFFDYTALGHLHSFQKAGKSAWYSGSPLSYSFDEAGSAKFMLDVKLEKHCASINKIPVKPLHRCSVIKGTFAELKNASSFSEYEDDYVQAVCTDLSVVANPMAVLRKRYENILSFGYERKNSNNTRSDSIQKRRELLDASSSVESYSKVFEAFLDDLYGPGCICSDNSFSKEVEEFKKACDELNKSGE
- a CDS encoding AAA family ATPase, coding for MKPLKLKLKNIGPFLDETVDFSQLSDMFLVRGKTGSGKTTIFDAMTYALYGEVTGIRQTKSVKLHSDYVPAEESGLVVFEFLLNHQVYRISRTAKADTLSKTGKLRRAVNQMTLEKKDDDNWTVLDGTPTELTQKVRDLIGLSREEFSQIVLLPQGEFAAFLRQDPSERKQTLSKLFPVEFYSSLCDFVKQKASVAEQQMSALSVSLESETENFDRERAVSESLSIKNEIDSLKTANDELALSIQMVSAEKEKLNLELNSALEAEKLTAQIKNLELQKEKIKSDRNKIYLSETAAAVKNAVLQRDRAEVKLLDTQNNIASSKKVLSDLQKKYDELDGQKKEFSDVSLKIEKLSLSVNDEIKKLEQSEKIEQAKKKLTEAKSKLCEYFSKIVPALSLCEKQLGENKLTVTGISDSLETAENAKKALEAAQNDERINHSASALSKELKEGSPCPVCGSTHHPAPAVLIESGKDFASLLKVQEDAVAMYRAKLEKLEKDARDILSKKTLFESFKSQIQSAAQSYGVCLPAEDSLPERTDPLPNGTFIPSMQDKINSAVNNLSCNFAAANTVDVASFTSAQDIVSKINALNEEKEQLKDRLSDYEKSCNDTRSKLDSVKSRIDTLGETEKEFLSEHNEAVQNVRTELSKTNFTDEQSALAAVLSDDDYNLLKKNCDSFEKEYDLTKAKLESIKCSGLSASELSQKYSESENKLNGLTEKNNKNSDSITSLTSRKSLVDDKLRRIENLEAQIQELSEKNSSLLKLSLDLGIKNPKKIPFDSWVLGTFFEDVVSAANLRFRKISSGRFEFILKEDSSGGRGAKGLDLAVGDSYTGHERSTASLSGGETFMASLSLALALTDIVQSRTGGIRLDSLFIDEGFGSLDGETLDNAISILDEVREERMVGIISHVDSLAQSVPCHIDVEKSNCGSRIHVSA